The following are encoded together in the Halobaculum limi genome:
- a CDS encoding TRAP transporter permease has product MRNVLIGLSVVFWAIVMFYTRYYPMPRAQYGIIFLGSILILYILTELMSMSDGDGNGGLLADLKSAYGPGNRLDAALLSLAAVDVLATTVYMAVNFQALYVERAGRALPHEYVMAAVFSLVMIYLTYRSFGGTFLAVVIAGFAYGYFGMYAPGPLQHGGLGVERILRTVVVSVDGFFGFLTQLVAAWIALFLLYAGFLKAYGAFDLIMRIAFRSAKYIDSGIAQTAVLSSAVIGSVNGSQTANAGMTGSFTIPLMKRNGVKPETAGAIEAVASTAGQVLPPVMGAGAFIMASLITGVTYVDVIIAGIIPAIVLSLTIFVAVHYVAAPQLDDTDPSTLLNDKMPRSEFASESLKYGIPLAVLIYKLGVEQVTVGTAALWTTGAMLLTGILFPVIHAAAGDSEETVVESLKRTLWETLDGAREGVVVLAPVTIILAAINGVVDILTATGVPTAISLTLLDLSGGVLLVAAILSMIICIILGLGMPTTASYTIVALLVAPTLISQFFLPEFAGHFFVFYAAILAGLTPPIATCVAVACGIAGANFWRSCWEAIKISAPLFILPFTFVYHPEVVSAEFNQQTLTSGAFALFGAIAMIHGINYRFVFGDVVTVGSRIAFFTTGVLAMVYPSRIVQTAAVLVAIAMYVIQTYAGRPDPVGVIKKNLGLSSGGVPGTERADRE; this is encoded by the coding sequence ATGCGGAACGTCCTCATCGGCCTCTCGGTGGTGTTCTGGGCCATCGTGATGTTCTACACTCGGTACTACCCGATGCCGCGTGCCCAGTACGGGATCATCTTCCTCGGCTCCATCCTGATCCTGTACATCCTCACGGAGTTGATGTCGATGTCGGACGGGGACGGGAACGGGGGCCTCCTCGCCGACCTCAAGAGCGCCTACGGACCCGGGAATAGGCTCGACGCGGCACTGCTCAGCCTGGCCGCGGTCGACGTGTTGGCGACCACCGTGTACATGGCGGTGAACTTCCAGGCGCTATACGTCGAACGTGCGGGTCGCGCGCTGCCGCACGAGTACGTGATGGCGGCGGTGTTCTCGCTGGTGATGATCTACCTGACGTATCGGTCGTTCGGTGGGACGTTCCTGGCGGTCGTCATCGCCGGGTTCGCGTACGGCTACTTCGGGATGTACGCGCCCGGCCCGCTCCAACACGGTGGGCTCGGCGTCGAGCGCATCCTCCGGACAGTGGTCGTCAGCGTCGACGGCTTCTTCGGCTTCCTGACGCAGTTGGTCGCCGCGTGGATCGCGTTGTTCCTGCTGTACGCCGGCTTCTTGAAGGCGTACGGCGCGTTCGACCTGATTATGCGGATCGCGTTCCGCTCGGCGAAGTACATCGACTCGGGCATCGCCCAGACGGCGGTGCTCTCGAGTGCAGTCATCGGTTCTGTCAACGGGAGTCAGACTGCCAACGCCGGGATGACTGGCTCGTTCACCATCCCGCTGATGAAACGCAACGGCGTCAAGCCAGAGACGGCGGGTGCTATCGAGGCGGTCGCATCCACGGCTGGACAGGTGCTCCCGCCGGTGATGGGCGCGGGCGCGTTCATTATGGCGTCGCTCATCACGGGTGTCACCTACGTCGACGTGATCATCGCTGGGATCATCCCCGCCATCGTTCTCTCGCTGACTATCTTCGTCGCGGTCCACTACGTAGCCGCACCGCAACTCGACGACACCGACCCGTCGACGCTGTTGAACGACAAGATGCCGCGGTCGGAGTTCGCGTCCGAGAGCCTGAAGTACGGCATCCCGCTGGCGGTACTCATCTACAAGCTGGGTGTCGAGCAGGTGACCGTCGGCACCGCCGCGCTGTGGACGACCGGTGCGATGCTGCTCACGGGCATCTTGTTCCCGGTGATCCACGCGGCCGCCGGTGACTCCGAGGAGACGGTCGTCGAGTCGCTCAAGCGCACGCTGTGGGAGACGCTCGACGGCGCTCGCGAGGGTGTGGTCGTGCTCGCGCCAGTGACGATCATCCTCGCGGCGATCAACGGCGTCGTCGACATTCTCACCGCGACTGGGGTGCCGACGGCTATCTCGCTCACGCTACTGGACCTCTCCGGTGGCGTCTTACTCGTCGCGGCCATCCTCTCGATGATCATCTGCATCATCCTCGGACTGGGGATGCCGACGACTGCGTCGTACACGATCGTCGCGCTGCTGGTCGCGCCGACGCTCATCAGCCAGTTCTTCCTGCCGGAGTTCGCAGGGCACTTCTTCGTGTTCTACGCGGCGATCCTCGCGGGACTGACGCCACCCATCGCGACGTGTGTGGCGGTCGCCTGTGGGATCGCGGGCGCGAACTTCTGGCGGAGTTGCTGGGAGGCGATCAAGATCTCCGCGCCGCTGTTCATCCTGCCGTTCACGTTCGTCTACCACCCCGAGGTCGTCTCTGCCGAGTTCAACCAGCAGACGCTTACCTCGGGTGCGTTCGCGCTGTTCGGCGCAATCGCGATGATTCACGGGATCAACTACCGGTTCGTCTTTGGCGACGTGGTGACGGTTGGCTCGCGGATCGCGTTCTTCACCACGGGCGTTCTCGCGATGGTGTACCCGTCGCGGATCGTGCAGACCGCCGCGGTGCTGGTCGCCATCGCGATGTACGTCATCCAAACGTACGCCGGGCGGCCCGACCCCGTCGGCGTCATCAAGAAGAACCTCGGCCTGTCGAGTGGGGGTGTCCCCGGAACCGAGCGGGCCGACCGCGAGTAG
- a CDS encoding TAXI family TRAP transporter solute-binding subunit yields the protein MAGAGTMGVITLAGCTGGGDGGDGGDGGSGGDGGDGDSGGDGGSGGDGGSESYQLTIAGTSSGSSTQQAGQALARAASQHSDILDISVQVTDGWTANLYEYDSGNIDSMGVDNNSLSKALNEEGPFADEPVDSLPHQGYVFTNLEIYWVATEESGITSTADLQDGGYTIYPIQPGFGTRLLTEEVIREAGVWENNDILNVGTSDIAGAVEEGRVDAMCIYGANGVALSSWVQEVDVRSGGGLNIIEVDDNFSQAIDNVGGAIKKEGLEPYGWEQNVTGITDTTTAWVLAGQWAFGPDVPAGATEEVARLASEHWEAIREADPTTLDHSDPETMTTAVLEDLPVHAGVADFFQANDVWDDSWTDGENA from the coding sequence CTGGCGGGTGCAGGAACGATGGGCGTCATCACGCTGGCTGGCTGTACTGGCGGCGGTGACGGCGGGGACGGCGGCGACGGTGGCTCTGGCGGGGACGGCGGCGACGGTGACTCTGGCGGTGACGGTGGCTCCGGCGGTGACGGTGGGAGCGAGAGTTACCAGCTCACGATCGCCGGGACGTCGTCCGGCAGTTCGACGCAGCAGGCCGGGCAGGCGCTGGCCCGTGCGGCGAGCCAACACAGCGACATTCTGGACATCTCCGTCCAGGTGACCGACGGCTGGACAGCGAACCTCTACGAGTACGACAGCGGCAACATCGACTCGATGGGTGTCGACAACAACTCGCTCTCGAAGGCGCTCAACGAGGAGGGGCCGTTCGCGGACGAACCCGTCGACAGCCTCCCGCATCAGGGCTACGTGTTCACGAACCTCGAGATCTATTGGGTCGCCACCGAGGAGTCGGGGATCACCTCGACGGCCGACCTCCAGGACGGCGGCTACACCATCTACCCGATCCAGCCTGGATTCGGGACGCGCCTGCTGACCGAGGAGGTCATCCGCGAGGCCGGCGTGTGGGAAAACAACGACATCCTCAACGTCGGCACCAGCGACATCGCGGGCGCCGTCGAGGAGGGTCGCGTGGACGCGATGTGTATCTACGGCGCAAACGGCGTCGCTCTCTCTAGCTGGGTGCAGGAGGTCGACGTTCGCTCCGGCGGCGGGCTGAACATCATCGAGGTCGACGACAACTTCTCGCAGGCCATCGACAACGTCGGCGGCGCGATCAAGAAGGAAGGTCTCGAACCGTACGGCTGGGAGCAGAACGTGACCGGCATCACAGACACGACGACCGCGTGGGTGCTCGCCGGCCAGTGGGCGTTCGGACCGGACGTGCCCGCGGGCGCGACCGAGGAGGTCGCACGTCTCGCCAGCGAACACTGGGAGGCCATCCGCGAGGCCGACCCGACCACGCTCGACCACTCCGACCCCGAGACGATGACGACGGCAGTCCTCGAGGACCTCCCGGTTCACGCCGGCGTAGCCGACTTCTTCCAGGCGAACGATGTCTGGGACGACAGCTGGACGGACGGCGAGAACGCGTAA
- a CDS encoding universal stress protein, whose protein sequence is MYHVLIAVDNDEGRVADQIETLRSLPTDDDLRVTVLFVHELVDTPADEAGRSVIESINEEVEALQGLPDTVQSVANAAEELGATVEVTERTGEPPAEVLAEADERDVDVILLGARRRSPAGKALFGSVTQRVILDGERPVIVADQSA, encoded by the coding sequence GTGTACCACGTACTCATAGCCGTGGACAACGATGAGGGGCGTGTCGCCGATCAGATTGAGACGCTCCGCTCGTTGCCCACAGACGACGACCTCCGAGTGACCGTCTTGTTCGTTCACGAGTTGGTCGACACCCCCGCAGACGAGGCGGGCCGGTCGGTGATCGAGTCGATCAACGAGGAAGTAGAAGCACTCCAAGGCCTCCCGGACACCGTGCAGTCGGTCGCCAACGCGGCTGAAGAACTCGGTGCTACCGTGGAGGTGACCGAGCGAACAGGGGAACCCCCGGCCGAGGTACTCGCCGAAGCAGACGAACGCGACGTCGACGTGATTTTACTAGGGGCCCGTCGCCGTAGCCCCGCAGGCAAGGCGCTGTTCGGAAGCGTCACCCAGCGAGTTATCCTCGACGGCGAGCGCCCGGTGATCGTCGCAGATCAATCGGCGTAA